Genomic segment of Triticum aestivum cultivar Chinese Spring chromosome 6A, IWGSC CS RefSeq v2.1, whole genome shotgun sequence:
TTCAAGCACTTCCCTAACTTATCTCCAACTCCTGGAGTCCTAACTTACTTGGCAAGAAATATCAACACTAAGCAACTTGGGTTCTGCAACCTTAGGTGTGCCCAACTCTTCTGCCTAGCTGCCGCTAACCAGGTCTCGGTAGTTCCACATGACATGGGCAGTGGTGAAAGGTCAGATCATGTGCCGACAGTGCAACTAATCAACTAATCGAGTAGCCCTTCATCAGTGTGTGCCTGATATTGCTATGAACTTCGCCGAAGGTTTCCTTCTGTGTCAAATTGGCTATCCTGACGATCATCGGCAACTTCTCCAAATATGCCCACTTCGTCCCTCTACATCATCCTTATTCACTTAGCTCTATGGCTCAGGTCTTATTTGATTAGGTGCATGGCATCCCAAGTTTCATTATCTGGCACATTCTTGTTTGTGATCAATGGAAGATTGGTACCATGATTCCCGTCATGTTGCAAGGGTGTGTACTTTGAACTATGTCTTTCGTCCTATGTACCTGCCATGCTCATGGAACTAGGCAAATCTTGGTAAGATGGACTTGTCTTCCAGAGTGAGGCTGTATAGGAGAATATTGCACAAACCAAGCAGCACTAACCTTTTCCCAGCTTCAGGGTGAGTTGTTTGCCATGAAGAGGGGTGATGACACTCACGTGGGAACCCTCCTACTGCCGGAGATTTAGGGCTATTAATGGTCAGACACAAGATTTATCTGTGGTTGGGCTGAATCTAGGATTGTTATTCATTGACCAACACTTAATGGCTAGGAGTTTGAAGTAAGAGCAGGTGTTGAATCAGGGAAGCTATATTGAATTTAGAGTTATGTCTGGTTGAAACCCCTCTATAGAAGGGGATTGAAGTATCAGTAAGGGAAAGCAGTAATTACTCTATGTCTCTATCCTCCCATTCCTGATTTTCTCTCCTCACTCCTCGGCCTCAGGGCCTCTAAGCATGTGGAAGACAGCTGGTCCCAAACTAGGGTTTGGCATCTCTCAAGCCTGTAATGCACTCACTGTGGGATTACATATGAGTTAACTTGCTATTTGATTTACTAAGTTGGGTCTATTTATACCCTTCACACGAGTTATGATTGGTCACGAATGGCACACCTGCCTCCTAAATTTTACTCCAATGCCAAAAGCCCCTCCCAACCTGCATCACTGCCCTGCAGTAGTGTACCGTCTTTGGCGGAGATGGCCTAACTAATCTGTTTACCGTATCTTAGCACTAGCCGTACAGACAAGATCCTTGTGCACAACGATAGTGAACTGAACCTTGCGATGAAGCTTCAAATATTTTGGGTAGATATCCAGAAACTCTGTAACCTAAATGCACAATCCTAGTTTGGGAGCCTTGGTGCAGCGGcaaagctgttgccttgtgaccatggtcacgggttcgagtcctggaaacagcctcttgcagaaatgtagggaaaggctgcgtacagaagacccaaagtggtcggacccttccctctGGACCCTGCGCAAGTGGGAGCTACGTGCACCAGTCTGCCCCTTTTTTTATATCCAGAAACTCTGTAACCTATGTGGCACATAATCCTTGTAGATTTGCTACCGCATTTGCTAGGACTGTCAGAAATGTCCAAAAAAAATCTTGAAGAAAAGGCACCCAAAGGGCGTCTTAGATCTGATAATTATCAAGGAAAAAAGCCAGCACAGTGGAAAGATAACTGGACACAGAATTGACCAgtaaaaaataaaattacattgaaaatcatACTAGCCTTCTTCCTTTGATTGTACACCGCCTGCCGGAGATTGAAAATTGCACTGAACCAACAGTAAAGGACAGGGACACCTGCAAATGCCCTCGCCATACCGTACTTTAAAGACCGGAATAGCCACTCGCCGCTTGGGACGAGATCTAGAAATCGCTGAAGAAACATCGGCTGGAGCATCACACTACGCAGAACAGGCTTACGATCCATTACCACTGGTCTAGAGAGTTGGAGAGAAAACCGGACCATGCCGCATAACAACATTGAAGAAGATGTCGAAGTAGCCACACCAATGGCCAACCAACTGCTCTCCTTGATAGACACACAAACTAAAGAGAGCCAACAGATCTGGCAGGCCCTTTGTCGTCGTCGAggtagggggagggggggggggtggatagACCTTATTCCAACACGCCCACCTCGTCGATGCCGCTAGGGAAACAAAACGTTAGGGAAAGAAAAACAAAACGGATGATGAGGCCGCCAGATGTGGGAGAGGAGGGGGGCCGAGGTGACGGCATGGAGGAGACCTTTTggagcggtggctagggttggGAACAGGAGACAAAACTGAATGCTCAATTTTTGTAGATTTATACACTTGTGCATGCCATTTTGAAGATGTTATTTTGCTTATATTCTGTGTTTTCTTCTGTTAGTTGTTTAGTATATATTTCCTCACTTCTAAATGTTTCTCTACACTTGAAAACTGATATGTGTTCCTTTGGTTATAGGGAGCTTTACAGCAACAACATAAGTGGGCCAATACCTGCTGAACTGGGCAACCTAACTAGCCTGGTCAGTTTGGATTTGTATCTGAACAAGTTCACAGGAGTTATTCCTGACAGCCTGGGGAATCTTTTGAAGCTTCGATTCCTGTAAGAATAGGTCTTTTGGCTACAAGCACATCTGTTGTTGCATATCTGATGTTACTTTGATGTTATTTAGATTCTTTTCAGTTGGTCTGTTCTTAGTTGTAACAGTTGTTCTTGTCCTGCGATCTTTTCTCATTTGGGAGAATGAGGCTTACGAACTAGTGTTAAGAATGGAAACAGATAATTCTCATTGAAAAGCATAATCCAAATGCCATGATGCATGCATTGACTAATGTGTCATTTTTTGTGTACTTCTCTTTGTAAGGATTTTGGTGTTTGTCACTCCTCTATAACTTTTTGTTTCCATTTTTTTACTAACTTGTCATGCAGATTAAGTGCCAACAGTACCATTCTGTTTCCTATTATTAGTTGTATCATTTGTTTCCTTGTATTTATAAGTCTTAACTGTTTTTTGCTATTATGCCTACTTGGAAGGATAGCCGTCTTAACAACAACAGCATGTCGGGTCAAATTCCTAAATCCTTGACTGATATCACTACTCTTCAAGTACTGTAAGTTGAACGTTGTGCTCTGTCGTTCTCATGTAGTTTCGTTATGTGTTGGGATGAATATATATAACAGTTACATTAATGCAGCGATCTCTCAAACAACAACCTCTCAGGAGCAGTTCCATCTACTGGCTCCTTTTCGCTCTTCACCCCTATAAGGTCTTCTATCTGCAAAAGATTGAATGATGTTTAGTCCAACTCCATTGCCAGTTTTAACAAGGTTTTATTTCTTGGCTCAGTTTTGCGAATAATCCACTTCTTTGTGGTCCTGGTACCACAAAGCCCTGCCCTGGGGATCCTCCTTTTTCCCCACCTCCTCCATACAATCCTCCAACACCACCAACTCAATCAGCAGGTAAGTTATGAGTACTTGAATTTGCTTGTCAATATTCAAGGCAGTAGAAAAGATGGCACTTTGGTACATGTGCTTGATGGATTTTATTCCATTAGGTGCCTCTAGCACTGGAGCTATCGCAGGTGGCGTTGCTGCTGGTGCTGCACTGGTGTTTGCTGTTCCTGCTATTGCATTTGCAATGTGGCGCCGTCGTAAACCTGAAGAACATTTCTTCGATGTGCCTGGTCAGTTTCATATACTGATACCTTTCTTCATTTGCCAAAAATTGTGTCCTCATGTCATCCATGCCACACATTTTGTTCTTATTTTCTCGAACACCACACATCATGTTCTTATGTCATCTCATTTTTCTTCAGCCGAGGAAGATCCAGAAGTTCATCTTGGTCAGCTTAAGAAGTTCTCATTGCGAGAGCTTCAAGTTGCATCTGACAACTTTAATAATAAGAACATTTTAGGAAGAGGTGGTTTTGGAAAAGTGTACAAGGGGAGGCTTGCAGATGGTACATTGGTAGCGGTGAAAAGACTAAAAGAGGAACGTACCCCTGGTGGCGAGCTTCAGTTCCAAACAGAAGTTGAGATGATTAGCATGGCAGTGCATAGGAACCTTCTCCGACTTCGTGGTTTTTGCATGACACCTACTGAACGATTACTAGTCTATCCATACATGGCCAATGGCAGTGTTGCATCACGTTTGCGAGGTACTTTGTTCTTTCCTGTAGTACCTAACGCGTTCTGAATGCGGCTTCCTCAGCCAATAATCACATTAAATATGACCTTTTCTGCTGTGATGATATGCTGAAATATTTCTGTTCTTATTTATGGTGCTTGATTTCATAGAGCGTCAGCCATCTGAACCACCCCTTGATTGGGATACCAGAAGACGAATTGCACTTGGATCTGCAAGGGGACTCTCTTACTTGCACGATCACTGTGATCCCAAGATCATCCACCGTGATGTCAAAGCTGCAAATATTCTTTTGGACGAGGATTTCGAGGCAGTTGTGGGTGATTTTGGGCTTGCCAAACTTATGGATTACAAGGATACTCATGTAACTACTGCTGTTCGTGGAACAATTGGACACATTGCTCCTGAGTACCTATCCACTGGAAAGTCCTCTGAGAAGACTGATGTTTTCGGCTACGGAATCACACTTCTGGAGCTTATTACTGGGCAGAGGGCATTTGATCTTGCTCGCCTTGCAAATGATGATGATGTTATGCTTCTTGACTGGGTAAATACTTCTTCTCAAGAGCATAGTTTTGAATTTCAGTTTCAGAAATATTTCAGCCATAGCCAAAATTACTGAATTTCACTGAAATTTAGTGGTTCGGTTTTGGAATTCAGCGATTTTGGTTTTCATTTCGGCCAAAGGGCCAAAGTTTCCACTTGAATTAGATTGCAATCTAACTAAATATTTCAAAAAGTTCAAATGTAATTTGAGAATTATTCGAATTTGTGCATACTACTGTAGTTGCTATGAGTGAAGCAAGGGGTTGGGCGTATGAGAACCTCTACCAGCGTTTAAAcatgaaggaaggcgaaagggacatctataagatggccaagatctgagagaggaagacgagggatgtcaaccaagtcaaatgcatcaaggacggagcagatcGCCTTCTGGTGAAGGACAGGATGAGGAGATCAAGCATTGATGGTGAGAGTACTTTGACAAGTTGTTCAATAGAGAAAATGAGAGCTCTACCATTgagctggacgactcctttgatgatacAACATAGGTTGTGTGCAACGAATCCAGGAGTCTGTGGTCAGGGAGCTTTAAAAAGATGAAATGCGGCAAGGCAATGGGCCctaattgtatccccattgaggtgtggagagCCTCATAGACAGCGATGGTATGGCTAACTAAGCTTTTCAACATCAtgtttcgggcaaacaagatgccggaggaatggagacagagtatattactccctccgttcctaaatatttgtctttctagacatttcaaatgactactacatacggatgtatgtagacatattttagagtgtagattcactcattttgcttcgtatgtagtcacttgttgaaatgcctagaaagacaagtatttaggaacggagggagtagtaccaatcttcaagaacaagcaggATGTTCGAAGTTGTACTAATtatcgtggaattaagctgatgagccatagaATGAAGCTATGtgagagtcattgagcaccactTGAGAAGAATGAcgagcgtgaccaaaaatcagtttggtttcatgcctgggaggttgaccatggaagccattttcttggtatggCAACTTATGAAGAGATACATGGAGCAAAAGAAAGGCTTGCAtacgataagataccgcggaatgtcacgtggtgggccttggagaaacataAAGTCTAAACAAAGTACATtgccctcatcaaggacatgtacgataatgttgtgacaagtgatGGAGACACTGAAAACTTTTTGGTTAAAATAGGACTGCACCAAGGgttagctttgagcccttatcttttgcttttgtgatggatgaggtcacaaggagatatcccatggtgtatgcttttcgtggatgatgtggtgctagcgGCGATAGTCAGACTTTGGAATCAAAAGGTTTTTGGCTTGGTAGAACTAAAACTGAGTACATGAGGTGTGGTTTTAGTACTAGTGGGCACGAGGAGGAGGTTGGCCTTGGTGGGCAGGTGGTATActagaaggacacctttcgatatttggggtcaatgctgcagaaggatggTGATAGCGATGAAGATGTGAGCCATCGAATCAaagctggatggatgaagtggcaccaagcttctggcgttctctgtgacaagagagtgccacaaaagctaaaaggcaggttCTAAGGACGGCGATTTGACCTGTGATGTTGTATGGCGATGAATGTTGGCCAACTAAAAGGCAACATGTCCAACAGTTCGGTGTAGTagacatcgtctgagatggtttgggcatatacaACGCATGCCACGTTTATTCAGGTTCTATAGGAAGCGTCAGTGCATGGCAGACGTTTAAAGCATGCTGATGATGTCAAGAGAGGTCGGCTGACCAAACTTAACATGAGAGGAGTCTGCTAAGAGAGATCTGAAGGAATGGAAtgtcaccaaagaactagccatggacaggggtgcgtggaagttaGCTATGCACGTGcgagaaccatgagttggttttgagatcttatgggtttcaactctagcctaccccaatttgtttgggacaaaaaggctttgttgttgttgtactGTACTTGCTGAAATAGTTTGACGGGAAGACAATTATTTCATTATGATCAAAATTAATGAAATTCTGATGAAAGTACAAAGTGAAAACCATGCTCAAGAGTGAGCGTAAATAATTATCATCACCACATCTAATGTTTTTCTCATGATCATGCTGTTTTGGAATTTAAGATTTCTTATAAATGATTGTCACCAAGCCCATGTAATAATGGGCTGTCCTTAGCCCCATTAACTTGTTATATAGAGGGTATACATTGGTGAGTGACAAGCTGGCAGTTCATCCTTCCAGGACAGAATGTGCTAATATGCTGTCACTAGAGACAACCAGTTGTATCATATGTGGGATGCATTATACTCTGTTATCAGTAACAAGTGGGCAAATGATTAATTCAACTGCCAATTCTACAGGTGAAAGGATTGTTGAAGGAGAAAAAAGTTGAGATGCTGGTGGACCCAGACTTGCAGAGCAACTATGAAGAGACCGAGGTGGAATCGCTGATCCAGGTAGCGCTGCTGTGCACGCAGGGCTCGCCAGTGGAGCGCCCCAAGATGTCAGAGGTCGTGAGGATGCTGGAAGGTGACGGCTTGGCAGAGAGATGGGAGGAATGGCAGAAGGTGGAGGTGGTCAGGCAGGAGGCAGAGTTGGCTCCTCTTCGCAACGACTGGATTGTTGACTCCACATATAACCTCCGCGCCGTTGAACTGTCTGGCCCAAGATGACCAACGTCGTTCTCTGGCATAGGCAAAAATCACCATTTGATCAGTCATTCAGCCTAATTGTTGTTTGTGAATATGAAAGGTAGCTTGTACTCTTTTGTTTAATGA
This window contains:
- the LOC123127533 gene encoding LRR receptor kinase SERK2 — protein: MVPSPSRTIYYREERGRKKAINGDAAVQQIRTARGIWGKGEPAGAAYASVRWGPVGGRAGMAAAVLGRGRWRPVVVAVLMVVAGVGHVFANTEGDALYNLRQSLKDSNNVLQSWDPTLVNPCTWFHVTCNNDNSVIRVDLGNAQLSGVLVSQLGQLKNLQYLELYSNNISGPIPAELGNLTSLVSLDLYLNKFTGVIPDSLGNLLKLRFLRLNNNSMSGQIPKSLTDITTLQVLDLSNNNLSGAVPSTGSFSLFTPISFANNPLLCGPGTTKPCPGDPPFSPPPPYNPPTPPTQSAGASSTGAIAGGVAAGAALVFAVPAIAFAMWRRRKPEEHFFDVPAEEDPEVHLGQLKKFSLRELQVASDNFNNKNILGRGGFGKVYKGRLADGTLVAVKRLKEERTPGGELQFQTEVEMISMAVHRNLLRLRGFCMTPTERLLVYPYMANGSVASRLRERQPSEPPLDWDTRRRIALGSARGLSYLHDHCDPKIIHRDVKAANILLDEDFEAVVGDFGLAKLMDYKDTHVTTAVRGTIGHIAPEYLSTGKSSEKTDVFGYGITLLELITGQRAFDLARLANDDDVMLLDWVKGLLKEKKVEMLVDPDLQSNYEETEVESLIQVALLCTQGSPVERPKMSEVVRMLEGDGLAERWEEWQKVEVVRQEAELAPLRNDWIVDSTYNLRAVELSGPR